agagagaggtagTATGTGGAAGTATTTGGACTTACAACGTTGAGCCCATGTGCTACTTAGCTCATGAATACAACTGAGCCTTCCATACCTAATGTTACCTTCTGCCCGAGAGCCACACTGTGCGAACTCACTCACTCACGGTGTCAGAGCTGGACGCAGCCAGCAAGTGGTGCTGTGTGAGAGGAAGAACTCGGTGAATGCAACAAAGTCACAGGGTTGCCACGCCCAGCCTCAGCTAGGCGCCTGCAAAGAATGCGGTCAGTATTGAGTCCAGCTCCCTTCACTGGGTGAGACTTCAACTCCGCGCTCTCACCACAGAGAAAGAGCGTCCTTCAATCGGAGTCTTCGTTGTTGTAAGAACACAACTGGGAGGCGTGCATACATGCCCCGCCAGCCGGTTAGGTAATAAATAACTGTCAGCCTCGGGGATCCACACATGTGGATCACGGTGCCTGTGCATGCCACTGAGGGCCTCAGGCGAGGGGGGACAACTGCTGTCCCCTCCTCCTGAACGGATGCACAGAAGAGAATAAATAACTCAGACAATTAACACCCCTTCGGGTGGTGAACGTGACACAGGCTTCCCGACGTGCCGGCAGCGCCCTAGAatccccaggaagaaaaactcCATCTTTTGTATAAAAAGTGCACGCTTGTCCTGTGTGTTAAGTCTTTTAACTTGGGGTCCTTTTATCCAACATGATCCACACTGCCTGATACACTGGAAGAGTGTGGAGCAcactaaccacacacacacacacacacacgcacacgcacgcacgcacgcgcgagAATAATCTCCAATGGACTGGGGGTCCACTGGGGGTCAAGAGGTTAAAGGGCAGTCAGTAGGACTGAGGCACCCTGCAACTCTGAAGCTACAGGGTGGAGACAACAACAGGGGGTACTCCAGGGCAGGGTGGTGGGAAGCACCCCTAAACATGGCCAGCTAAAGTCTTAGGAAAACAGAACGAAAACTGCACTTGAAAAAAATGTCACAACCAACAGAGGAACATTTTTAAGGGTCAGAATACATCAAGGTTGGGAATCCAAGAACTGAGGTTCCCAGTGGACCAAGCAGACATCAGACATCACAGAGGAGAAACAATCGGCTCTGCAGGGCAGGTGGAGACGGCACTGCAGCAGGGCTGCAGGCGGGAGCAGCACCACCCCTGCAGCCAGGTCTCTCACCTGCACCATCAGTCCGCCAGCAGCCGCCCATCCCAGCCACGCTTTAGGCTTGCCCACGAAACACCGAGGCCCGGAGGTCCACAGTGCCAGTCTTGTGCCACAACTGTAGCACTTGGAAAACACGCGTGGCAGGTTCACAATGTTATGATCGTGCCGTCTTCCTCTAAGAGTCTCTGGTTCGGAGCGCGGGGTTCAAACTCTGTGTCCAGGCTGCTGGGCACAGGCACTGGGTCCTGTGTCGGGGAGAACCCGTTCTGCCCTGACTCAAAGCTGAGCTCGATCTGGGTCAGGGACTCCAGGCTCTGGGCATCAGGGGCGGCCTTGGGGATCTGCTGTGGCTCGCCACTGTCTTCAATGATGATGTCGTCCTCATCgctgtcctggtcctctggctcaaAGCTGGCTTCCGCCTGCTGTGGGTAGCCCAGGAGGCTGTTGTCAGTAGACTGGCCAGAGCTGCCAGAAGTCCGACTGTTCCTCACCACGTTGTTCCTCTGGTTGGCTGGCCGCACAGTGATGATGAGGTTGCGGCTGTTGGCTATCATCATGTCGGTCACCTGGTCCAGGCTCTTCCCGGACACCTCTATACCGTTTACTTCTAAAACTTCATCATTGACAGCGAGCAGTCCTGTGCTCTGGGCCAGACCCCCGGGGACGAGCCTGGATATGAAGATCCCGGGGACTTTCTCTAAGCCATGCGGTGTCACGCGGACACTGGAGCCGTCACGGATGTAGAAACCCAGGGGCTTCTCCGTGCCATACTTGTACAGCCGGACCCTCCGGTGGGTCTCCGGGAGGATGTCCACATCTATGATGGATGACACCGGCCGGAAGTCCTGGGGCATGCTGATGACGATATGGGGCTTCTTCCTATGGTTGTCAGGACGCAGCACGTTGCTCAGCACGTTCTTCTTCCGGATCAGGGTGTCCGTACCAAAGGCACTGTAGTCAGCTTCTTCTGCTCGGAGAAAGCAAACACAAGACAGTTACAGAACCGCTGGAACacagctgcccacagtgggcctGGCAAAGGATGGCACCAGCCAACATACATGCTCAGACAAGGAATGCAATGGTCCCTGTCATGCCATAAAGAGATCACTAGAGGGCCCCCTCAGACACAGCTCAAAGGCACTAACTACTGGACTGGCCAGTGAAATTCTGATACACCCAGGCATGGCCCACACacctaagttcaaggccagcctgggttacagagtgaaaccctgtctcaaaatctaaaaatcaaaacaacacagtAAACTGCGGTAGCTCTGCAGGCTCACAGACTTCCCTCCTGGTTTTTTCAAGTAGTGTCTGCGTTGCTAGGCAGGCCTCAGTTGCCCAGGCAGCTGAGACACTTAACTATGGGTGTAGGTATGTCACCACTTCAAGCTACAACTTCATTCCCCGCGACCCCCTGAAGGGTTTTGCCTTGtactcaaggcaatcctcctgcctcagcctcctaaaaaCTGAATTACAGGATATGCCACAATGTTCAACTCTGTCtcttttttgggttttcaagacaggctttctctgtataacagctctggctatcctgaaactcactctgtagaccaggctggcatcaaactcacagagatccgtttgcgtctcctcctgagtgctgggattaaacgtgcatgtgccatcaccacctggtttcatttttttttttttagacttttaaattttttttttatgtacattggggttttgcccgcatgtatgtctgtgtgaagatgccagatcctctggaactggagttatagttttgcactgccatgtgggtgctggaaccgaatctgggtcctttggaagagtggccagtgctcttaaccactgagccatcactccagccccctaAACTCATTTTCAAAAATCACCTTGGGCTCGCAAGAGGACTCAGTGGTAAATtgtttgctgccaagtctgaagaccCGAGtctggttcccaggacccacatggcagaaaaaGGATCAACTCTTAAGTtcttctctgagctccacatacACTGTTggcgcgcacacgcacgcgcacacacgcacacacacacacacacacacacacacagaagtaatcttaaaccaggcatagtggctcgcacctgcaatcctagccctGGTGctgcaggggcaggaagatcaggagttcaagggcaatctcagctacatagtgagttcaacagcagcctgggctacatgaaaccttctcaaaaaatatttttttatcttaatttaaaaatatttatatatctatggaaattttgcctgcatctatgtatgtatgccacATATGTATCTGGTGCCcccagagatcagaagagggcattggatcccctggaagaaTAGACAAGAGATCTTAACGGCTAAGTtatttctccagcccaaataaaaatcatttgtgccaggcatggtggggcatgcctttaatcccagcacttactcaggaggcagagacaggggatctctgtgagttcaaggccaacctggtctacagaacaagttccaggacagcctgggacacacaaagaaaccctgtcttgaaaacaaacaaacaaaaaaccaacttgagatatggtttcactctgcagcctaggctggcctggtactcagtACGTACAACAAACTggagcgatcctcctgcctctgctgtgccaGGATTATAGCGCTGTCCCAACATGTCCACTTCCAGCAGTCCCTTTAGATTGTTCTCTttcgtttatttaaaacacatccACTCTGTCTAGTTATTACATCCCAAACAAGGACAAGGGAACGGGCACGCAGTTCAAGGAAATCAAGAGAGCAAGATGGCTAGGGTGTGGCAGGCAGGAAGGGCACTCGCCTCGAActggtgaggccctgggttcaattttgGCACCAGCGGCtggaagggtgggagggaagggaccTAACCCACGCATCAACACTCACAGCTTAATTAAGGGAAGCAAGAAGGCAGCAAATACTTAGAACATTGTCTCTTGGCAAATAAAACTCCCTTCTGCTCCATGGGCTCTCGCTGTCTCACCTCCTgctgcagcagaagcagaagtgtgaccccagtgctgtgacagactggggtggtggtggtggtgaagacTAGCAAACTTGGAGCTCCTGAGTCTCCGTTCTCAACATCCCCTCCCTCACGATGGaaagccctgtttttttttttcaggtaaaactctggtttttgtttgtttgttttgtttttgtttttgctggtgagatggcccagtggttagggtacttgctgctaagcctgatgatctgagtttgagccccgcTGCCCATAAAGTAGAGAGTGCCAACTCCcgcagctgtcctctgacctccacatgcgcacTGTGGCACACGTGCTagataaacagaaagaagaaaaaatgctgATGCCTattaagtaacaacaaaaacatgcGCCGCCTAATTGTGCACCTGCAGCTGAGTTAATTCCTCACGCCAGCCAGTCTGTCACATGCTAGAGACACTGAGCCTAGACACCGGTGTCACCAGGTAACATAAACACCAGGACTGAAGGGcaacaaggaaaaggaaatgagcagcaggaggagggctGAAGGCCACGTCAGGGCTGGGTTTGGTGCTTGTGCGCAGGCCTAGACTCCAGAGGCTTTTGAGTGGCTCAGAGGGAACACGGAGCCCAGGCTGCGCTGCGCCAGGGACCTTATCTCAAGGAACAAAGCAAAAtctaaaccaaccaaccaagcaataGTCAAAGTCAAAACTAACTGGGAAAATGATCAATTAACAAAGTATACTTCAGTCACAGGAGTACAGGATgtggaggcagaatcaggaacCCAAGCCCATCGTCCTCAGTTTCCCAGTGAGGACACCCTGGGCCACATGgcactttgtctcaaaaagcccaAACCTCTAATGTGCTCCTTTATCCCCCAAAATACCCAGCTGAGATCCATGTTCCCTGGAGGCTAGAGCTAGCCAGGGCCCTGTACAATGGCTGCCTCCTCACAGGGCCTGCCCCATGGCCAGGAACACCCCATCATGATCTTCAGCTCCCAGTCCAGGGGATTAGGAGTACAGAATAATCGGAGATGAGGTGAacccaggtttctttttttttttttttggtttttcgagacagggtttctctgtggctttggagcctgtcctggaactagctctatagaccaggctggtctcgaactcacagagatccgcctgcctctgcctcccgagtgctgggattaaaggcgtgcgccaccatcacccggctgaaCCCAGGTTTCTTGACTGGACAGGTGACTTCCAGGTTCCTACCATGCGGGTCAGGTATGGGCGCCTCAGAGGGTGGGAGTGTCTGGCTCCTTTTCTCAGGTGTGTGACCAGGACCAGGGACACCATGTCTTGGCACCCTCCACCCATAGCCTCTCACAAGGAGTCTGTGCTATGCCCTTTGGCAGAAATGTGCTTTATAGTTTGGTCTGAGAAATGAATCCATTGAAACAGGAGTTTTTGGCAAAATCTTGCGAAAAGTCGTGAGGATTACTCGTATACTAAACTGTTTACTTCAGAACAACCAATAGCAGATGCCTGCATAACATGTCGAGGGAAATTCCAGACCACAGCACTGAGAAAGCTACCGAGCTGCCTACATGCCTGCTCATGGGAAACCCTACCGAGAAAACCCAAATCTGCATAATTTGGCAGGGCCTAAGACTCCCTCTGAATGCTCGCTCTAAATTCTCAGAAGCACGGTGCCCGCACAAAGGCGCCTCTGTTCTCCCACCCAGCTAATCAGTTTCCAGCCACTGGGAAAGAAACAGCTGGCCTCAGGCCAGGGTGCAGGGTGTGAGCATAAAGTGTAAAGGTGACCGTCCAGGAGGGCCCAGCTGGAGGCCAAGGTCACTACCAGAGGCCCTGGGAGTCCCACAGACCCACAGCAGACCTGGCCAGGGCCATACAGACACACCCCATGGAGAACTCCCTCCCTCAGCCAACAACCTCTGCTCACTGCCCTAGACAAGGACCCACCCAGAAGCTTCTGAAGGGCCAAATGGGATATCTTCCTCACTCCGGCTCCCAGCTTTACCACAGTGAGCCCTGCAGGGCCTCTCTCTGAGCCAAGACTTCTTTAAACATCAGTTCTGGGAGCTGGTTCCCTCATCTGAGCTCACTGAGGGCCCAGACTCATACACTCTGAGTGGGGGTGAGCCAGGGCCCATTGTGATGGTGGCAACAGAAGAAATGgccacagagaacagaaagcaaacctAGCAAACAAAAGCCTCAGCACGGCACCAAGCATTCCTGGATGGGAAAGAAACCATACAGTCCTTAGAAGGCTGGAGAACTCACCCCATTGAAAGGTCAGGGGAAGACAGAGCAGTTGGGCCTGGTGGCATAGCTACttggaggctgagaaaggaggattggctccaggccaggctggagaCCTTAGGGAgggagaccttgtgtcaaaataaaacaaagggctCGGCAGGGCTGGACACTGGGGAGTGCAGGAAGAGGATCAGGAACACTGCAAGGTCAAGGCTAGCCCCCCCCCctaacaaaagcagaaaagaagggcGGGCTGAGGTTAGCACAGAGCCCACACATCAATGGTGGGACACTGACCTAGCAGGCATGGGGCCCTGTGGTCAATCCctaggaacaagaaaaggaaaaagtgccAGGTGTGATGATATTCACATCACTTGGAGCTGAGGCCCAGGGAACGGGGGACAGACAGGACAGCCACAAGGaactgtgaattcaagaccagcctgggctacacagcagaCCTTGTCTGGTTCCACAAGGCATGTATGGAAAGGAATAAGTAGATACATTTCAAGGAAACTTTATAGAAAGAAACGTCAGGCCTCTGCTTGCCAATCCCATCTAATCCACAATGAAATGAAGATCCTGGGCAGCTCTGGGGCTGGCGGAGCAAGGCAGGATTCTCTGTGGGACTGAGGTGTCTCCTGAGAAGAGCAGTAGGAGGTGACTGGGTAGGAGGGGgaagacgcaggtggatctctgtgaatttgagtccagcctggtctacaaaaggagttccaggacaggctccaaagctacagagaaaccctgtctcgaaaaaccaaaaaaaaaaaaaaaaaaaaaaaaaaaaaaaaaaaaaaaaaaaaggagggggaagatggTTCTGGATGTAGAGACGGCGTGtatgtt
This portion of the Microtus ochrogaster isolate Prairie Vole_2 linkage group LG8, MicOch1.0, whole genome shotgun sequence genome encodes:
- the Pard6b gene encoding partitioning defective 6 homolog beta translates to MNRGHRHGVSSGCLGTMEVKSKFGAEFRRFSLERSKPGKFEEFYGLLQHVHKIPNVDVLVGYADIHGDLLPINNDDNYHKAVSTANPLLRIFIQKKEEADYSAFGTDTLIRKKNVLSNVLRPDNHRKKPHIVISMPQDFRPVSSIIDVDILPETHRRVRLYKYGTEKPLGFYIRDGSSVRVTPHGLEKVPGIFISRLVPGGLAQSTGLLAVNDEVLEVNGIEVSGKSLDQVTDMMIANSRNLIITVRPANQRNNVVRNSRTSGSSGQSTDNSLLGYPQQAEASFEPEDQDSDEDDIIIEDSGEPQQIPKAAPDAQSLESLTQIELSFESGQNGFSPTQDPVPVPSSLDTEFEPRAPNQRLLEEDGTIITL